The DNA segment TTTTTTAAGGTGCTTCTCAGCTAGAAGAAGCACCTTTTTTATATTATATAAAAACTTACAATGTTTAATCATTTTGAAGTTATTACGATTCAGCCAGAGCATTGGATCTCAGTGCTATTTATTTTAAGAAGGAATGGAGAAGGTATGAGTTTAGTCATTTTCCCTGAAGCGTCGATAATTTAAAATCGGAAAACTTATCATTGTACAGAACACATCTATGAAAGCGTTTTAAAAAAGTGTTTACAAAACGCAATTTACCGTGCTAGTATAAATGTAATAATTATTACACTATTCAGATATGTAATAATATTTATTACTTTTAAGGGGGTTAGGTAATGGAAAATGCTCCACTTTTGTCTGATGCAGTAATGGAACGAGTGAAAAAATTGAATACGACGCTTCTCGCTGATGCGATGGAGGGTAATGGATCGATGAACTTTAATATTAAACCAGTATCCGATGATATAATGGTCGCTGGTACGGCGTTGACTGTAGATCTCCGACCGGGAGATAATCTGTTTTTACATCAGGCCATTTACATGGGTTCGAAAGGATATGTATTAGTGGTAGATGGCAAAGGTCACACGGAGAATGCTTACTTAGGAGATTTAATGGCCAGCGCAGCAAAAGCTATGGGTATTGAAGGTATTGTGGTTAATGGTTTGGTAAGGGATAAAAATGAGTTGAAAAAAATGAATTTTCCTATTTTTTCGAGAGGGTATATCTCAAATGGCCCTTATAAAGATGGCCCCGGAAAAATAAATGTAGTTATTTCTTGTGGAAATACAACCGTTCATCCTGGTGATTTGATCGTGGGGGATGCGAATGGAGTGGTTGTAGTTCCTAGGGAGAAAATAAACGATGTGCTTGATAGGGGTGAGAAAAAATTAGTATATGAACA comes from the Halobacillus shinanisalinarum genome and includes:
- a CDS encoding RraA family protein, coding for MENAPLLSDAVMERVKKLNTTLLADAMEGNGSMNFNIKPVSDDIMVAGTALTVDLRPGDNLFLHQAIYMGSKGYVLVVDGKGHTENAYLGDLMASAAKAMGIEGIVVNGLVRDKNELKKMNFPIFSRGYISNGPYKDGPGKINVVISCGNTTVHPGDLIVGDANGVVVVPREKINDVLDRGEKKLVYEQNRIEKIDAFQLGKHDILDIAPSWLEGEMAKYKD